Part of the Kamptonema formosum PCC 6407 genome, CTTAGTCGCCGAGTTAATCGTACACGGTCTTTGTGCTATTGGCATTTATCTAGGACGATTTATACGTTTCAACAGTTGGGACATCATCACTAACCCCGACGAGCTTGTTAACACCGTCATGAACGATCTCATCGGCAAGCGTCCTGTTTTGGTGATGGTTGTAACCTTTCTAGTGATTACCTGCTTATATTGGCTGATGAAGCAAGTTAGTTTGGGGATTAGCCAGCAACACTTAAAAAGTAAACCGCAGGAGGATTTGGCAAACGGGAATGCAACTTCTTCCGGGCCAATTTCCTAGTCAGATGGGGAAGATAGGATGGGGGAGATAGGGAAGATAGGGGAGATGGGGAAGATGGGGGAGATGGGGAAGATGGGGGAGATGGGGAAGATGGGGGAGATGGGGAGGATGGGGAAGATGGGAAAATTACTTACTATTTTCACCTCAAAACCACGTTGTCGTAGCCTACCAAAACCCAACAGAAGTGCTTTGTTGGGTGACGCTACCCTCCACCTAACCTACTAACTTGTTTTTCTTGTCGCCATCTCCAGTTCCAAGAGATCCTCTAGCATTTTGTCAAGACTCTTGATATCTTAAAACAGCCTAAGTAGTTCTTCTGAAAGCAAAGATGAATCGATTTGATCGTCAGTTATGGAAGCGATTTTTAGCGATCGCACAGCCTTACTTTTATCCTCTCGAACCAAGGAGTGGCACAGCCTTCCTAGGATTGCTCGTGCTGCTGATCGTATTTCTATTCGCTGCAATGTTTGTAGTTGTCAGCGCTGTTTGTTTAGGAACTCAAGCTCTTTTCCCCGAATTTTTCAACAGTATCGCCGCTGGCTTAGCAACACTGATAAAAAGCATTATTAATTCCCCTGCGATCCTGATATTTGCTTTAATGCTGATTTTGCCATTGGGCGCATTTGTCTTTTTTAGAAGCAGGTTAATACCGCGATGGCAGCAATGGGGATTGTTAACTCTGCTTTTAATCTTATCGTTTTCTGTCAGCGGTCTTAATGTAGTAATAAGTTATGTCGGCAACTTTTTTCAAACAGCACTAGCCGGGAAAGATGCACCCAACTACTGGAAATATCTTTTTGTCTATGCAGGGGTTTTTGTAGTCGGTACTCCAATTGTGGTGATTTACAGGTACATCCAAGATAAACTTAGCCTTTACTGGCGAGATTGGATGACTAATAAATTCCTTAATAAATATTTTCAGAATCGAGCTTATTATGAAATCAATGCTCGAAAAAATGAAATAGACAACCCAGATCAGCGAATTTCGGAAGATGTCAAATCTTTCACAACCACAAGTGTGAAATTTTTATTAATCATCCTTGGTTCAGTAATTGATATCATATCTTTCACGGGGATTCTCTGGTCTATCTCTAAACAGCTTTCAGTCTTCCTGATTGTATATGCTATTTTTGGTACGATAGTTACTACCATTTTTGGTCAAAGATTAATCCCTCTAAACTTCGATCAACTTAAAAAAGAAGCTAACTTTCGCTATGGATTAGTTCACGTCCGCGACAATGCTGAATCTATTGCCTTTTACTCTGGAGAGGAGCAGGAATCAACTCAAGTCAAGCAGCGATTTGTAGAAGTATTTCGGAATTTTAACTTGCTGATTGGCTGGCAACGAAATCTGGGATACTTTACAAGAGGATACAAATATGCAGTGGTGATTATTCCTGCTTTGTTTCTAGCTCCTGCTTACTTTGCTGGCCAAATAAAATTTGGGGATATCAGTCAAGCTGCTTTTGCTTTCAATCAGGTTTTGGATGCTTTTTCGGTGATTGTGGATCAGATTCAAGAGTTGAGCACTTTTGCTGCTAGTATCAATCGTTTGGCAGTATTTACAGATACGCTGGAAGCACAAACAACTGCACAAAAGTTAGGAGAAACTACAATTGATACTGTAGTCAGTTCTGAAGTAAGTTCTGAGTTTAAACTAGAACACATTACTCTAGAAACTCCGAAACACCAAAAGACTTTGATTCGGGATCTTTCCGTTGAAGTGCGACCAGGAGAAGGACTTTTAATTGTAGGTCAAAGCGGTGCGGGTAAGAGTTCTCTGCTGCGGGCGATCGCAGGTTTGTGGAACAGCGGAACAGGTCGCTTGGTGCGGCCAAACCTTGACGAAATGCTGTTTTTGCCCCAGCGACCTTATATGATTTTAGGGAGTCTGCGATCGCAACTGCTCTATCCCAATACCAGCAGCAAAGTTGAGGAGAAAGAACTACGCCATGCCTTAGAATTGGTAAATTTAACAGATTTACCAGAGAGAGCGGGTGGTTTTGATGCAGAGTTAGAGTGGGCTGATATTTTGTCACTAGGTGAACAGCAGCGCCTTGCTTTTGCACGTTTGTTACTAACGCAGCCTTCATACGCTATTTTGGATGAAGCTACAAGTGCTTTGGATCTGAAAAATGAAGCGGCGCTCTATCAGCATTTACAAGGAACTAAAACTACTTTTATCAGCGTCGGACACCGTGCGAGTTTAGTTGAGTATCACCAATACGTTTTGGAATTGTTAGGTGATTCCAGTTGGCGAGTTTTATCCGCTCAAGATTATCGTGCTAATTTCAATGTGTTTTCGGTCAACACTTAAGGACTTACGTAACGCCGCCCTCTGGGCGGTATTTTACCGCCCAGAGGGCGGCGTTACGCTACTCATGAAATCTCTTTCTAGTAAAAATTCCTTGGCTAGGACTGAAAAGTAAAGCTAACAAAAACAATCCAAAAATTACCAAGACAATCCCAGGGCCAGATGGAACATTCAAGTGATAGCTGAAATACATACCTATTACGCTAGCAAAACTGCCTAAAATTGCTCCCAATACCATCATTAAATGTAGTTCTTTTACCAATAAATATGCAGTAATTCCCGGCCCGATCAGCATAGAAATTACTAGCAGCGCACCAACAGTTTGTAAACTAGCTACAATTGTCAGCGTAATCGCAGCAATCATCCCAAAATAAATCAAA contains:
- a CDS encoding ABC transporter ATP-binding protein/permease, producing MNRFDRQLWKRFLAIAQPYFYPLEPRSGTAFLGLLVLLIVFLFAAMFVVVSAVCLGTQALFPEFFNSIAAGLATLIKSIINSPAILIFALMLILPLGAFVFFRSRLIPRWQQWGLLTLLLILSFSVSGLNVVISYVGNFFQTALAGKDAPNYWKYLFVYAGVFVVGTPIVVIYRYIQDKLSLYWRDWMTNKFLNKYFQNRAYYEINARKNEIDNPDQRISEDVKSFTTTSVKFLLIILGSVIDIISFTGILWSISKQLSVFLIVYAIFGTIVTTIFGQRLIPLNFDQLKKEANFRYGLVHVRDNAESIAFYSGEEQESTQVKQRFVEVFRNFNLLIGWQRNLGYFTRGYKYAVVIIPALFLAPAYFAGQIKFGDISQAAFAFNQVLDAFSVIVDQIQELSTFAASINRLAVFTDTLEAQTTAQKLGETTIDTVVSSEVSSEFKLEHITLETPKHQKTLIRDLSVEVRPGEGLLIVGQSGAGKSSLLRAIAGLWNSGTGRLVRPNLDEMLFLPQRPYMILGSLRSQLLYPNTSSKVEEKELRHALELVNLTDLPERAGGFDAELEWADILSLGEQQRLAFARLLLTQPSYAILDEATSALDLKNEAALYQHLQGTKTTFISVGHRASLVEYHQYVLELLGDSSWRVLSAQDYRANFNVFSVNT